The DNA sequence AATTCTGGATCCAACACTCTATTTGGATCTGCTGCAAATGCTTTCTTCATATATCTCTGTAGCTATGAGAGATAAGTCAAAACTGCTTGTACCTTAATAAATCCTAATTATCTTAGCTACACAATGGTAGCTGTTGCTAGTTCCTACAGCTCTATTTGTTACCATACAGTAACTGAATTATAAACACCCTAAAATACAAATTTTTGTTCACAGAATCTGGATCAGCATTAAAGTCTATATGTTTTAGCTCTCTACATAGAAAGTGTTTCTTGAAAAGCATtttatcttgcaatgttaaaaaagtaaaaaaaacaaaaaaacatctgatgGTAATTCATggtaacttttttttctcaaacaaaaTGTCTTACCTCATTCAGCCCCTGTTGGCAAGCTTGATATATGGATGGACTGTGGGCTGTTGCCTGCAAGCTTCGACTGCTCTCTAACCTGGAAGGTAGGTAAACAAATTATCCACAATCATTTTTCTCTGACTAGAATAATTGACTGGAATCTCACTTTGTGCACACTCACCAATTGCTATCTTCTCCTTGTCTTTATCCCATCCAGACGCTTCCTTTATCTCAGGCATGCGGTGCTATTGTGGGATATAAAGTTAAATTGTTTTACAATAATTCCACATGGAGACTGCTGAATTTGTCCCCAGCTGAGACAAGAGGCCTGCTGTTGTGCAATGAGAAGCAGTGCCGCCTTACCTCCTCTCTAAAGGATGTATCATCAGTCAGTGCATCAGCCCTCAACTCTCGTGGTGCTACTGCTCCCTCTCATCTAGCTATGCAAACACAAGGTATCAGTTGCCCAGATTTAATGATGTCATCAAAGTATGGACAGTTTTGAATCAGGGGCTGCATTCACCTCCCTATTCGTAACATCCTAAGTCTGAACGTCTCTTCCATCTGGCTAAATAGTATAAATATTGGGCATCTCAAACCTAACAATCGTACTTCTACAATTTTTGATCTAATTCAATAAGTGTTTTAGATCTAAAAGCACCTGAGAGGTGTGAAGGCAGTTCAAAAGACTCTTAAGTCCTTAACACCCGGTCCCACTCAGTCAGATCCTGCAGGAAATGAGCTTCATAATGTCAGCTGTTTGGACAAATATGACAGTAATAAACTTTTTAGAGCATTTTGATGGCGAGTGGGTTGATAAGAATCAAATCAGCAGAGCTCCCTGCAGTTTGCAGTTCGGATGAACTGCAAGTATTAAATAATCAGAGAATTATTCTTTAAAACCagacatataaatacatatacattaaataattactaaattcaataaataaacctATTGAATATGTGTAGAATTTCGGTATAAAGATGTTCATTTAATTTGTGAATGAAATCTGAATATCTGTACATATAGTGTTAAATTATTCTTTAATTGAATTATTAGTAATTAGTATTtcattataattaataattatacgatctaacaaaacatttttctcttgCTTAGGTAAAGATGAAGATGTAAAAACTATAAACCTCAAGATGAATGAAGAGAACCTCACTGTGGCCTGGGATCTGCCCTCGAAGCCCCTCTCCAAACTGAAGGAATATGTGGTGCAATACAAACAAGTGGAGTCACGTCTAGGCCAAGGATTTGATTGGGTCAAAGTGACCAATAACCAGacaacagtgttttttaaaggtgtgtttgatttggatATTTTCATATTGATAAGAGACAgaattggcaaaaaaaaataacaacatttttagCTTGATAAactctttgttgttttacatgAAGACTGAACCTTTGTTTGCTAACTTTAAAGTGACTGTTTTACTCTGTTGTGTGTCTCCACCTACAGGTCACTTTATAAAGCACACTCCCTTCCAAGTGTCACTGTTCACAATATCCCACGACATGACAGTCCGTTACCTTTCATCAGTCATTGGATATTCTCTCGAAGGAAGTACGTATTCGTGCATTTTTCTTGGGCTGTCTTTCCTCTTGCTAAATCTAAACGCTCATCTCTCCTCATTAAGTGAAAGATAACCTTGTGGTCTTCGTGTCCCTTTCTCAATCACTTTTCAGTTCCCTCCAGTGTGCCCTCGTTTCAGGCACTTTCTATTGCTGCCACTCGGGTGACCCTGTGTTGGACGGCTGTTCCCTTATCCAAGCAGAATGGGTTGATCCAGAACTACCAAATAGGATTAGGCGAAAAAAACGGTACATAATGTaacagtatacagtatattataataattgaATTGCTATgatgtaatattttattttataatttatttgaaCCTTTTATTATTAAGGAATTGTAGGGAACTGTTAGATATATTGAAGatatatttgtttgattattttagCCACATTAGTGGGTCTATGGAGGGCAATGTTGGACTTTCAGTAGATTCACCATTCAGGTGATGGCGAATAGATGGATCTAAATTTGATTCTCATAGATGTTATATAAAGATGCGCAACATGAAAGCATCCCAAAAGTGAACCCAAAGCGTCTCCATCGCCACTTGGTGGTTGGCTacaatataggtcataaatcacTGGAACgtggaccaaacttaaaagtcaaaatacgTAAGTAGTATGTCAAGTGAATAATTCtaaaagatagtttctgtcattttaggtagatCATACAACACTGATAAATGTCAATGTGCCAATTTTTCCGctaagattgtttttaatttaaacaggGTGAAATGACATGATTGACAACAGAGCCTTACTCACGATTGCTCGCGTGTGTGTATAGGCTGAACTTCGCTACTGCAGCcccatcccctgatcactactgcacagacccTGGCATGTGCAAGATAGCAGAGTTCATATCTGTGatattttaattaatacatatattattattgcataaaagacagaaaagattTGAGTGATTTGCAAACTGAAGAAATAGCAtagtgtgtttagtgtgtctCAGCCAGCTCTTCTCTAAATAATTGACCTTACTCcaatctctttgtctctcctaGTGCACACTGTGAGAGCATCCCCACAGACTTTTACGCTGAAGCATCTGAGTCCAGGTCAGGAGTATGAGGTGTGGATAAGAGCTGTGACTAAGGCTGGGCCTGGAGCAAAAGCCACCACAACGTTCAAAACTGAGAGTGAAAATTATGGTACAGCATCATTTTACTCACGTTGACACATGCATTGGTCTATTTATCTCAtccaatttctctctctcatttcagATCTTTTAAAATTAGTCCTGCTTCCACTATTGTTTATGGGTTTAATATGTGCTGCGATTGTCTGGTGAGTTTTTCTTTGttagtaaatatattttgactATCACAAAATCCTTTACTGTTATTCATCGACAAATCTATAGTAACAGCGGAAATATTTTAACAAACAATATAACATTAGGTCGCTATAACTAATCATGTGTATGAAATATTGATGTGAAGAAGTTGGGATTGTGAAGAATCTTTGTCTTatgcctcttttttttgtttttacttttttgtctTAGCTTTTGCTTGGtggcagaaaacaaaatgtgtccCCAGGTGAATTTATTGTTCAATAAGAAAGTGCCAGATCCCCGCAACAGCAACATCTTCAGAGGGATGAAGCACCAGGTGAGAAACTGATAGAAATTGTAGGATTTCTTCTGAGCCTTGTTTAATCTCATAACAGGGTTTACACTGAATGTCGAGCCTGAATAATGccgttatttttgtttttctacttgTTACTGCTTAACCTGCTTACAATTACATGCTCTCTGATGTAGTGAAGTCCTTCTTCCTACTATGTGACTGCAAGAAGATTCTCGGTTTCCCACAAAATCAGATTCAAATAGTGGCAGAATTTTATGGTTACCCATTAACAATAGTATACAAATAGATAtaacagggtttctgcagggtcataaaaagtaaaaaaaaaagcctaaaaTTCAATCATCTGAATTTAAAGCCTTTAATGTCTTAActatgttaaaatattacacactatgtcttaaatacatttaggtAGGTCTTAATTGTGTCAGTGTTAATTTCAAGCTACTTCTGTCAtacttaaaaatattttttggtgGCATTAATAATTTATAATGTCTCTGCTTAGCACGctgtaataatacaaataagaCCATGTGGAACTCATAACTGATACAAACACCTTGGTCAGAGTTTATCGCAGCACACTGAGCTTGGCTGTAGGAAAGACTATGAATCCctcctgtctctacctgtggtTCGCGCTATAATGTTTTGAAGGTTAACCTCTTCTAGGCTTCTTCATATCTGTCGTGCTTGACATAGatcttcagttttatttattttgtttttaaaaagtcttgcATTTAACTtgttaaaacctgcagaaaccttgTGTAAAACTATGTGtcattatatataaatagattaATGTGTGAAACATTGTAAGTGTGAAAGTAGTTTTGGTCCATTTTGAAACTTGCAGGCTGCCACAGTCTCGGTAATTAATTGgaaacactggtgtgtgtgtgatcttcccATAGATTAATGACCCATTTGGCTCGATCAGCATACCCATCCCCGAGCCACATCCCAATATCTCTGTTTTGGAGGTTGTTAAAATCCAGCCTGATGCTGTCAAGTCCACTCCGAAGGAAACCTCAGACCAGGAAGAGCAGAGGGACGATGCTGTCACAAAGGAGTGTGGCAGGATGGACCACAGTCATGGACGAGAGGAGTACAGCAAGATGGTTGACTCTGAtgaggagagggacagagaggaggacaaggatGATTGTTGGAGCTCATCAGAGGAAGACCAGCTTACATCAGGTTATGAAAAGCACTTCATGCCTACTGCCTTGGAAATACTGGACGTTTGATGATGTCTCCATATTGCTCAGTGGACATTTACCTCAGATGTgtgttcattgttttttttataatgtgcagacattttatttatttttatatttgtttcacCATTTGTTCATCATGTTGGTTTTTCCTATTTCAGTTACAACTTGTGTAGTTCCCCATTTTGTCTTTGTATTGAGCCTGGTGTTGAGAATACAAaaccattgtgttttttaagaggcagaaatatgacacatttttctaCAAACCGACAATGCACTGGGTGTGATTTATAATGTCTTAAAAATCTACATATAAATCCTGGCTGGAACCCTAATATACTTGACATCGAGATCACCAGCTCGCAAACTTGAAGTGGCTTCAAAAGATGCACTCTGACTAAAGATCCTGCCCAGTTTTAAATTATCATCTGAACACCTCATCTCAGTAGATTCatctataaaatgttaaaataaaattccTGGAATGGCGCTCAGTCAATCTCATTGCactgccaaggccaaacagtcctcTGTCTGTCCAGGAAAAAGGAAGTGGGGCGATCATGTGTATCGAAATGTACAAACGCACAGACCTCAAAACCAATGAAACGATCCATCAGGAGGattgtcttattttattttatcttatacTTTAGTTACTGATCAATTTCATGGATATTTCTTTGGCATCACAAAGAATCATTCAAcatcacaaagaaaagaaaacacttgaaaCTTAAACTCCTCATTCGAGGTcacaaaagatttaaaaaatgcatttaagttttattttaatcttgCGAAGTTTTCATAAAGTCTGGAATTCCTTGATACGAGCCTTCAGGGTATGTTGCAAATATTCGTAAAAAACTTCCagattataatattaaataaacaataataatattaaaacagcCTGTAAAGATTCGacttataaaagaaaacatttcctggCATGTCATTTAATCCTAACATTCGtatttgtggtttgtttgtgggtTCTAAACTCATTTATGTTAGTATGTAAATgtgaaggcaaaaaaaaaaaaaaaaaagcgaacACGTTCTGAGATCTCGCGTAGTTAGCGAAAAGTGGGTCCCACGGAAGCCGCCATAGGTCAGTTGCAATCGGCGTGCTCATTTGAACCGGAGGAACCGCTACGAAGAAGAGGGGAAGAAGAGCGGCCCAGTCCTGAAAATCCACCTCTCAACTCGATATTGTAGGTACATTACATCCGTGTGTCGCGTTTACAGGCAGATCGCGTCGATTACACCGCCCGATCGGGCTCGTTGTTCCGATAGAGCGAGTTTAAGTAACCGTTATGTAGCATTAGCCTGACTGTTAGCATTAGCGTCGTCGTCAGTTACTGGCCGGGCGACTTAGCGGCTAACACCAGCTTGCAAAACGTGTTCACCGGGGTTATGCCTTCTGTTGGGCTGCCAGAGTGATTTTAACCACGATGTCGCACACGAGTACTCGGATGTTATCGTTCTCTAACAGGATACCTCGGTACGCGGCTTCATTTCGGGGAGCAAGCGGTGCTTTTGCGGCGGTTTCCAGTGCCGGGCGCACTGGAAACACCCAGGCTTGAAAGTGCAGTGCGGAGCAGGCCTGAGTTAGAAGAAGGGCAACTTTGCTCGCACCGGCTCCGCTGGTTGTAAACCCCGCAAAATGTGTCGCGATCAACCGATAAATGATGAGCTATAACGAGGGGGAAGTGATAATCGCAGCCAAAGTGGAGTTAAGGGGAAACTATCTGGGCTGTTAGCTTGGAGCCGGGTTTGTGTCGATGTCTGGTTTCCACCGTCGAGGTTGTTTCTCCTAAAACTTCACCCGAGGACATTATCCCCCAACCACCGAGGAGGGGGGGCGCCTCGACGGGGGGAACTTAAACTCCGCTTCTCGGCGAAACTCTTCCGAGTAGTTCTCCCACATTCCGTCCAACCACGGGTGGACacgacccccccctccctctccccacgCCACGCCACACCAGGGCCGTGTTCAGCCGTGACGGGGTCGGGCACATGTGCTGCGCAGCTCCGGGTTTGAACGTGAGACGACGAAGCTCGAACGCGTTTCCTGAAAGTCGCACCAGTTGGGCCGGGTGGcgtggggggtgggggcaggATTAACTCTGGAGCGGTTAAGCCGGTTCACGGAGATTTCAGCCGGTCGTCTTGACTAATGCCCTCGTTTTTGTGCCGCAAGCCGATTTCCCCCACCACCAAACTCTGGAGGGACCTTTGTGCCCCCTCGTCGGCCCACATGCTCCCTCTGGCCTGGTCCCTTTGCCCCGCAGCCATTCGGCACATGGGTGGAAAAAACCCAACTTATCTAACTTTGAAAAAGGCCATTTTACTAATGCAATGCAGTTACTGGAAAAAGGCCTCCCAGTGATTACCAAAGATATTTCAGACTTAATAACATCCCATAAAAGAAGGTGAAGTGCAAAGTTCATTATGAAGTAAAAAGGTataacaagaaaacagcaatacaTAATATATCGTAAAACTAACGATATTACTACACGATCTGCTGGAATAATAACGAATCTCAATGTACATGCGCATCAGATCTTCCTGTGTATATTCtgtaattcaattttaattatGTCCCTTTCGATTTCCTAACCTTACATGTGGCCTCTGGACAtgatgcataaaaaaaaacatctgattaCCACTGATGGTGTTTGTATTCATACTGTCTGATCCAGAGACCACCTGATTGTGAATTGTACTTGTTAATGTATGTAAATGAACAAACGGGCCCAACTTAGTGTGTggattcatgtatgtgtgtgttcttcttgtttttcaggATGGAGTGGCAGCCAGATGAGCAGGGACTTCAACAGGTCCTCCAACTGCTCAAAGACTCGCAGTCGCCTAACACAGTCACGCAGAGA is a window from the Hippoglossus hippoglossus isolate fHipHip1 chromosome 8, fHipHip1.pri, whole genome shotgun sequence genome containing:
- the il12rb2l gene encoding interleukin 12 receptor, beta 2a, like isoform X1, with translation MATLGERWILSILLVHLQTGLAATGRPAPPSHLECFMPCDEKSCSPDIHCTWDPGPDPQITTNYSLHWEPTNSEQGHVTRPTSSSVIDRQHFNHGQLHVWVEAKNKHGSAKSRENVFNTADIIKPPPPNITGAMAGAEGWQEPLEIEWRSFCDELHLSMGTCDVRNRAEGNQVWLEHEGGYLHTYTLESPLPDTFYEFQVRCNCSEGLISDWSTSHRIRSAERAPVGKLDIWMDCGLLPASFDCSLTWKTLPLSQACGAIVGYKVKLFYNNSTWRLLNLSPAETRGLLLCNEKQCRLTSSLKDVSSVSASALNSRGATAPSHLAMQTQGKDEDVKTINLKMNEENLTVAWDLPSKPLSKLKEYVVQYKQVESRLGQGFDWVKVTNNQTTVFFKGHFIKHTPFQVSLFTISHDMTVRYLSSVIGYSLEGIPSSVPSFQALSIAATRVTLCWTAVPLSKQNGLIQNYQIGLGEKVHTVRASPQTFTLKHLSPGQEYEVWIRAVTKAGPGAKATTTFKTESENYDLLKLVLLPLLFMGLICAAIVCFCLVAENKMCPQVNLLFNKKVPDPRNSNIFRGMKHQINDPFGSISIPIPEPHPNISVLEVVKIQPDAVKSTPKETSDQEEQRDDAVTKECGRMDHSHGREEYSKMVDSDEERDREEDKDDCWSSSEEDQLTSGYEKHFMPTALEILDV
- the il12rb2l gene encoding interleukin 12 receptor, beta 2a, like isoform X2 — protein: MATLGERWILSILLVHLQTGLAATGRPAPPSHLECFMPCDEKSCSPDIHCTWDPGPDPQITTNYSLHWEPTNSEQGHVTRPTSSSVIDRQHFNHGQLHVWVEAKNKHGSAKSRENVFNTADIIKPPPPNITGAMAGAEGWQEPLEIEWRSFCDELHLSMGTCDVRNRAEGNQVWLEHEGGYLHTYTLESPLPDTFYEFQVRCNCSEGLISDWSTSHRIRSAERAPVGKLDIWMDCGLLPASFDCSLTWKTLPLSQACGAIVGYKVKLFYNNSTWRLLNLSPAETRGLLLCNEKQCRLTSSLKDVSSVSASALNSRGATAPSHLAMQTQDEDVKTINLKMNEENLTVAWDLPSKPLSKLKEYVVQYKQVESRLGQGFDWVKVTNNQTTVFFKGHFIKHTPFQVSLFTISHDMTVRYLSSVIGYSLEGIPSSVPSFQALSIAATRVTLCWTAVPLSKQNGLIQNYQIGLGEKVHTVRASPQTFTLKHLSPGQEYEVWIRAVTKAGPGAKATTTFKTESENYDLLKLVLLPLLFMGLICAAIVCFCLVAENKMCPQVNLLFNKKVPDPRNSNIFRGMKHQINDPFGSISIPIPEPHPNISVLEVVKIQPDAVKSTPKETSDQEEQRDDAVTKECGRMDHSHGREEYSKMVDSDEERDREEDKDDCWSSSEEDQLTSGYEKHFMPTALEILDV